Proteins encoded together in one Dermacentor variabilis isolate Ectoservices chromosome 2, ASM5094787v1, whole genome shotgun sequence window:
- the LOC142570822 gene encoding uncharacterized protein LOC142570822 — translation MEVVEVEGTEIAPEEVTVEAGWLVSHRKQRQTTQASSLLIHGSLRATASARTESTQQSAVRPRAPRQPRLPKNDIKIVIRPRDGFNVFKLGDAQIRDLILQITGITTKEAEDDIYRSCTDNNVIVVSTPIMYNAEKYCRNRSLPIGAYCYATTAYVTPPENPAKGVIHNIPSYDTEEDISNSLVYKKNPTILQARRMGNTNSVLIVFDGKQVPYHVYYCGAEYKCYLHKKRIEVCDVSGNVGHRADVCPTPTQKKCKSCDTVNSPADHPCHPCCALCGRDHPTGDKSCHRRFQTPHLLPQR, via the coding sequence ATGGAGGTAGTGGAGGTTGAAGGCACGGAAATAGCCCCCGAAGAAGTTACCGTTGAAGCAGGGTGGCTTGTCAGCCACCGTAAGCAACGACAGACTACGCAGGCATCATCCCTACTCATACACGGATCCCTCCGTGCAACAGCAAGCGCACGCACCGAGAGTACCCAGCAGTCCGCAGTACGCCCACGCGCACCACGGCAACCACGACTTCCGAAGAACGATATCAAGATCGTCATACGCCCAAGAGATGGTTTCAACGTGTTCAAACTAGGAGACGCACAGATACGCGACTTAATACTGCAGATTACGGGCATTACAACCAAAGAAGCAGAGGACGACATTTACCGCTCATGCACGGATAATAACGTCATTGTAGTTAGCACGCCAATCATGTATAACGCCGAAAAATACTGCCGCAACCGCAGTCTCCCCATCGGAGCATACTGCTACGCTACCACAGCATACGTCACACCACCGGAGAACCCAGCCAAAGGAGTCATACATAACATCCCTTCATATGACACGGAAGAAGACATTAGCAACAGTCTCGTTTACAAGAAGAACCCTACGATCCTGCAGGCGCGACGCATGGGCAATACTAATTCAGTGCTCATCGTATTCGACGGAAAGCAAGTACCGTACCATGTCTACTACTGCGGAGCAGAATACAAATGCTATCTAcataagaagcgcatcgaggtctgCGACGTCAGCGGGAACGTCggccacagggccgatgtatgccccactccaacccagaagaaatgcaagagCTGTGACACAGTAAATTCGCCGGCTGATCACCCCTGTCACCCTTGCTGCGCGCTCTGCGGCAGAGACCACCCGACTGGTGATAAGTCCTGCCATCGCCGCTTCCAGACACCACACCTCCTACCCCAACGATGA